From a region of the Chthonomonas sp. genome:
- a CDS encoding terminase family protein, with the protein MHSTLALLEPIWRPHPGQLQFLTETAKFRVLACGRRWGKSDACAVQLLDGLLGSKPMRALLLAPTAAQASLIFDRLVDLTEQVGLGNPKAKRTPYPRLTLGAHKVIARSGKTGNYLRGLEATDIIIDEAAFVAEETITQVALPMLATTGGRLTLVSTPQGMNHFWRFYEQGRAGQHGISCQHGPTSQNPLVSPEFLEIQRGLVSERVYRVEYEAEFIDSNGRIFRAEMLDRCVVPRIDRRADDPVVIGVDWAKYSDSTAVVVCAGSREACRILEASAWNLLSWHEQLQRVHDIVERYPGARVICDATGVGDPLLETLQTKCERHAPEGVVFTAPEKQRMIESLAWMVEQGHLKTEPHPELMKQLLHFEGKVTRAGNVRLGAASGYHDDLVIALALATSRMPQPYNLRVQMGSERKFSRNPQGESA; encoded by the coding sequence GTGCATTCGACCTTGGCTCTGCTTGAACCGATCTGGCGCCCCCACCCAGGCCAGCTCCAGTTTTTGACCGAGACCGCCAAGTTCCGCGTGCTCGCCTGCGGGCGGCGATGGGGCAAGTCGGACGCCTGCGCAGTACAACTTTTGGACGGGCTCTTGGGCTCGAAACCGATGCGCGCGTTGCTGCTCGCCCCGACCGCGGCCCAGGCCTCTTTGATCTTTGATCGCCTCGTCGATCTGACCGAGCAAGTTGGGCTCGGCAATCCCAAGGCCAAACGAACTCCTTATCCCCGACTCACGCTCGGCGCACACAAAGTCATCGCACGATCGGGCAAGACCGGAAACTACCTCCGAGGGCTCGAAGCCACCGATATCATCATCGACGAAGCCGCCTTCGTGGCCGAAGAGACCATCACTCAGGTCGCGCTGCCAATGCTGGCGACCACCGGCGGTCGGCTCACGCTCGTAAGCACCCCGCAAGGAATGAACCACTTCTGGCGGTTCTATGAACAAGGGCGTGCTGGGCAGCACGGCATTTCCTGTCAGCACGGACCAACCTCGCAAAATCCGCTCGTCAGTCCGGAATTTCTTGAGATCCAGCGGGGCCTCGTCAGCGAACGGGTCTACCGCGTGGAGTACGAGGCGGAGTTCATTGACTCGAACGGGAGGATCTTCCGAGCCGAGATGCTCGATCGATGTGTGGTCCCGAGGATCGACCGACGAGCTGACGACCCGGTCGTCATCGGCGTGGATTGGGCCAAATACTCCGACTCGACCGCCGTCGTCGTGTGCGCTGGTTCGCGCGAGGCTTGCCGCATCCTGGAAGCCTCGGCTTGGAACCTGCTCTCGTGGCACGAGCAGTTGCAGCGAGTCCATGACATCGTCGAGCGCTATCCCGGCGCACGCGTGATCTGCGACGCCACTGGAGTAGGCGATCCGCTACTGGAGACACTCCAAACGAAGTGCGAGCGGCACGCTCCAGAGGGGGTCGTCTTTACGGCTCCGGAGAAGCAGCGGATGATCGAATCCCTGGCCTGGATGGTTGAGCAAGGGCACCTCAAGACTGAGCCGCACCCCGAGCTCATGAAGCAGCTTCTCCACTTCGAAGGCAAGGTGACCCGCGCCGGAAACGTCCGACTCGGCGCGGCCTCGGGTTACCACGACGACCTCGTGATCGCCCTTGCTCTCGCCACCTCGCGTATGCCCCAGCCATACAACCTGCGCGTTCAGATGGGTTCTGAACGCAAATTTTCACGCAACCCCCAAGGAGAATCCGCATGA
- a CDS encoding DUF935 family protein — MKKLFSKRSRRVERESAPTLTTYQRQALAAQGLPPGEISYETYAAMERDSMVQTALTIKRLAVVAADYTIESANSSPEASRNAEFVAESFELMDGSPLTILNQAMGAFASGASIQELVFEPTRTHAKLVAVRPKDPSLFGFEFDEFGRLEHLSLRLPGTNERRIPRSKFAIYFNRASYRHPKGQSDLDAAHRHWLAKQALLNAWKLHLERYASPTVLAKYQRGLPQAEQSSILSALETLHQNTAIVFPNEIELSTLGGQRDAISGFLDAMEFHNREMARSILGQTLTTDEGRRVGSLALGKVHLQVMLLQIAAIRKELADAVMTEQIIRPMIELNFGPGNIPRFRFEATRPEAFITGIVD, encoded by the coding sequence ATGAAGAAACTGTTCAGCAAACGATCGCGCCGCGTCGAACGAGAGTCCGCGCCGACGCTGACGACCTACCAACGGCAAGCCCTCGCCGCCCAAGGCTTGCCTCCCGGCGAGATTTCGTACGAGACGTACGCGGCCATGGAGCGCGACTCCATGGTCCAGACCGCTTTGACGATCAAACGGCTCGCCGTTGTGGCCGCCGATTACACCATTGAGTCGGCAAACTCAAGCCCCGAGGCATCCCGCAATGCCGAGTTCGTGGCGGAGTCGTTCGAGCTCATGGACGGTTCTCCACTCACAATCCTCAACCAAGCTATGGGCGCATTTGCCAGCGGAGCCAGCATCCAAGAACTCGTGTTTGAGCCTACGCGAACCCACGCCAAGCTCGTGGCTGTCCGACCCAAGGACCCTAGCCTGTTCGGGTTCGAATTCGACGAGTTCGGTCGCCTGGAGCATCTGAGCTTGCGGTTGCCCGGAACCAACGAACGCCGGATCCCGCGGTCCAAGTTCGCGATCTACTTCAACCGCGCCAGCTATCGACATCCGAAGGGGCAAAGCGATCTCGACGCGGCTCATCGCCACTGGCTCGCCAAGCAGGCGTTGCTGAACGCATGGAAACTCCACCTAGAGCGGTACGCGTCCCCAACCGTACTCGCCAAGTACCAGCGCGGACTGCCGCAAGCCGAGCAATCGTCCATCCTGAGCGCGCTCGAAACGCTGCACCAAAACACGGCCATCGTCTTCCCTAATGAAATCGAACTCTCGACGCTCGGCGGCCAAAGGGACGCCATCAGCGGGTTCCTGGATGCGATGGAGTTCCATAATCGCGAGATGGCCCGCTCAATTCTGGGTCAAACCCTGACCACGGACGAGGGGCGTCGCGTGGGCTCTCTTGCGCTTGGCAAGGTCCACCTGCAGGTCATGCTGCTGCAGATCGCGGCGATACGCAAGGAGCTTGCCGACGCGGTCATGACCGAGCAGATCATCCGTCCAATGATCGAGCTGAATTTCGGGCCGGGGAACATCCCTCGATTCCGCTTCGAGGCGACTCGCCCCGAGGCGTTCATCACCGGAATCGTCGACTAG
- a CDS encoding DUF4397 domain-containing protein — MKKWLILASAVCATSMSLVGCGGGGTSSGSAYDRLPAPTIRIFNLVPDNTAGLSVAVDDSVIASNIAFRGGTADFQSINDTFETDGATDISVNDVATAAELDRINDEFLNDSDSLIVMFGKQNYGDEDEKALQILRIPISRRPVAGKARLLILNGYIPSVGRDPRQINFQTANPADPLSSLKPLFQTNNINFGKFEGNSVLDIDAGTRLMQARDSDSDSVVVVASKTFTFVAGKIYLAIVSGQEDAADPARRAQIDFVELTTR; from the coding sequence ATGAAGAAATGGTTGATTTTGGCGAGCGCGGTTTGTGCCACAAGCATGAGCCTTGTGGGATGCGGCGGCGGCGGAACTTCCAGCGGGAGCGCCTACGATCGCTTGCCAGCTCCAACCATTCGGATATTCAACCTCGTTCCGGACAACACTGCGGGGCTGAGTGTGGCGGTGGACGACAGCGTCATCGCGAGCAACATTGCCTTTCGCGGTGGCACAGCCGACTTCCAATCGATCAATGATACGTTTGAGACCGATGGCGCAACCGATATCTCGGTGAACGATGTCGCCACGGCTGCCGAACTGGACCGCATCAACGACGAGTTCCTGAACGACAGCGATAGTCTGATCGTAATGTTCGGCAAGCAAAACTATGGCGACGAAGACGAGAAGGCGCTCCAGATTCTGCGCATTCCCATCAGCCGCCGACCGGTCGCGGGCAAGGCACGCTTGCTCATCCTGAACGGCTACATCCCGTCGGTGGGCCGCGATCCACGTCAGATCAACTTCCAGACGGCAAACCCTGCGGATCCGCTCTCTTCCCTGAAGCCGCTGTTCCAAACGAATAACATCAACTTCGGCAAGTTCGAAGGCAACTCTGTGTTGGACATCGATGCAGGCACACGCCTCATGCAAGCTCGCGACTCCGATTCCGATTCGGTGGTCGTGGTGGCATCCAAGACGTTCACATTTGTAGCCGGAAAAATCTATCTCGCCATCGTGTCGGGCCAAGAGGACGCAGCTGACCCAGCCCGCCGCGCCCAGATTGACTTCGTCGAACTCACCACGCGCTAG
- the ilvE gene encoding branched-chain-amino-acid transaminase, whose amino-acid sequence MPKLVWLNGTVMPLESAVTSVADHAHLYGDGLFEGIRIYNRRIFKLDEHLERLYHGCRYLQYEMSISQPEMRKIILDTCKQADLTDGYIRLNVTRGTGLGLDPKNINREPNVMVMVNALALYKAEDYEHGLDVITTSYRKISPDSLDPRLKCIGGYATNILAKAEANRAGAGEGLMLNRQGEVAECTGDNVFIVTKGVIRTPHPSSGILQGITRDTAIMLARQAGYEVVEERLTPFDLYAAEEAFLTGTAAEIIGMVTLDTQKIGTGKPGPITLQLTDLFHAHTSTGVPFD is encoded by the coding sequence ATGCCCAAACTTGTCTGGCTCAACGGTACGGTGATGCCTTTGGAGAGCGCAGTCACCTCGGTCGCTGACCATGCTCACCTCTACGGGGACGGTTTGTTCGAGGGGATCCGGATCTACAATCGCCGGATTTTCAAGCTGGACGAGCACTTGGAGCGGCTGTACCACGGGTGCCGCTACCTCCAGTACGAGATGTCGATCTCGCAGCCCGAGATGCGGAAGATTATCCTCGATACATGTAAGCAGGCCGACTTGACGGATGGATATATCCGCTTGAACGTCACACGCGGTACAGGCTTAGGCCTGGATCCGAAGAACATTAATCGCGAACCAAACGTCATGGTGATGGTGAACGCGCTGGCGCTGTACAAGGCCGAAGACTATGAGCACGGTCTCGACGTCATCACCACGAGTTACCGGAAGATCTCGCCGGATTCACTGGATCCGCGCCTGAAGTGCATCGGCGGCTATGCCACGAACATTCTCGCTAAAGCCGAGGCGAACCGCGCTGGAGCGGGCGAAGGGCTGATGCTCAACCGCCAGGGCGAGGTGGCCGAATGCACCGGCGACAATGTTTTCATTGTCACCAAGGGCGTCATCCGAACGCCGCACCCGAGCTCGGGGATCCTGCAGGGGATCACGCGGGACACCGCGATCATGCTTGCGCGACAAGCAGGGTATGAGGTGGTTGAGGAGCGATTGACCCCGTTCGATTTGTATGCAGCTGAGGAAGCATTCTTGACCGGAACGGCAGCTGAGATCATCGGAATGGTGACGCTTGACACCCAGAAGATCGGCACCGGCAAGCCCGGCCCTATCACGCTGCAACTGACCGACCTGTTCCATGCGCACACGTCGACCGGCGTGCCATTCGATTGA